The following proteins are encoded in a genomic region of Amycolatopsis sulphurea:
- a CDS encoding TlyA family RNA methyltransferase, with translation MPRRARLDAELVRRGLARSREQASALITGGKVTVRGMVASKPATGVETDAPIVVKDEDNPGWASRGAHKLLGALEAFGPQGLAVEGRRCLDAGASTGGFTDVLLRGGAATVIAADVGRGLLDWRLRTDERVVVLDRTNVRNLTPEDLGGPVDLVVGDLSFISLKLVLPALAACAREGADLVPMVKPQFEVGKDRLGSGGVVRDPQLRAESVLGVLAEAAKLGLELRGVTASPLPGPSGNVEYFVWLRRTAARSGGTVDDAERLVRAAVQEGPQ, from the coding sequence GTGCCCCGAAGGGCCCGCCTCGACGCGGAGCTGGTACGCCGTGGTCTCGCCCGCTCCCGGGAGCAGGCTTCGGCGCTCATCACCGGTGGCAAGGTCACCGTACGCGGCATGGTCGCCAGCAAGCCCGCCACCGGCGTGGAAACCGACGCGCCGATCGTCGTGAAGGACGAGGACAACCCCGGCTGGGCTTCGCGTGGCGCGCACAAGCTGCTCGGCGCGCTGGAGGCGTTCGGCCCGCAGGGGCTGGCCGTCGAAGGCCGCCGCTGTCTCGACGCGGGCGCGTCCACCGGCGGTTTCACCGACGTGCTGCTGCGCGGCGGCGCGGCGACGGTGATCGCCGCGGACGTCGGGCGCGGCCTGCTCGACTGGCGGCTGCGTACGGACGAACGGGTGGTCGTGCTCGACCGCACCAACGTGCGCAACCTGACCCCGGAAGACCTGGGCGGACCGGTCGACCTGGTGGTCGGGGACCTGTCGTTCATCTCGCTCAAGCTCGTGCTGCCCGCGCTTGCCGCCTGCGCCCGCGAAGGCGCGGATCTGGTGCCGATGGTCAAACCGCAGTTCGAGGTCGGCAAGGACCGGCTCGGCAGCGGCGGGGTCGTGCGGGATCCGCAGCTGCGCGCGGAATCCGTGCTGGGCGTGCTCGCCGAGGCCGCGAAGCTCGGGCTCGAACTGCGCGGGGTGACGGCGAGCCCGCTGCCCGGGCCGTCGGGCAACGTCGAATACTTCGTCTGGTTGCGGCGCACAGCGGCGCGCAGCGGTGGCACTGTGGACGATGCCGAGCGGCTTGTCCGGGCCGCCGTGCAGGAAGGACCGCAGTGA